Below is a window of Desulfurococcus amylolyticus Z-533 DNA.
AGGCCTGGATCCAACACATAGTGCCTGGATAAATCATCTACTTTGAACTCTGTTATATAAAGGCCTGGGGAGTCGACGCTGTATGTTTCCCCTGTACTACTCCTCTGTTCTTGTAGGGCCTTAATCACTGGTTCCGGGTTGGCGATGAATTCCGCGAGGTCGAAGCCTGGCCCATATGGTATCTCGAACCCTGTTTTTCTCCACTTGTAGAGCCTGATCTCGCCTACTCTACCAAGGTAGACTCCACCATATATGCCGTTTGGAACATATAATAAGCCATCATTAGGGTGACCCGTGGACTCCAGTATAACTGTTACTTCGTTCACGCCTTCCCTAAGGGAGTCTGCAGACATCTCTATGTAGTGGTAGCCTGATCCAGCATATTCGTTATTGATGGATACAACAGCATAGTCGCTGAAACCGATCAGCGCGAGATGCTTGTCTAATAGATCCCCTAGTTGCTTCTTATCAAGGTGAAGCCTTAGCCTGTACACGTAGATACCGTTTTCATAGAAGCCGTTCTTTTCCAGCGGGCTCGAAGGATTAATACTAGTTAACGTGTGGAATACAGGGTCTTCTAGAAGCCTGTATTCTAAGGGGTGGTAGGTGTTTTTCCCGCTCCGACACATACTTAATGGAATATGTGTGGCATAGACATACTTGGAGAGCCTTGTTAAATCTAGGTCTAGGTCTTCAAGACTGATCGCCTCTATTTCACGTGAAGTAACTACTAGCAATCTTCCACAGCTGTCTTCGTCGAGTTCAGCGTTAATTACCACCTTGCCCTCATCTATCCTTGAGTCACCTATGTAATAGATGTTGGATATGAGTACGAGGTCTTCATCTACAATCCATGTTTTCTCAGCTCTACACCTACATGTGAAGATTAATAGTAGGTTTTGCCCCCTCGTTGACTTCACAATGGCTAAGTGTTCACCGTGTGTATGGTTAACCACCAGGTATGCTCTCTCACCCTCTCTACGGATCAACACGTCTCCCTGTATATCTACATCGAGTACTCCGCCCTCTACTTCTACAGCTGTCTCAGTGTATTCACCGTGGTCTCCGTAAATAATCATGACCACGGTGTCTCCTAGTCTTTTCATTAATAATGCCTCTCCACTCGTGTACACGAGTTTGAAAGGCGTCCCTTCTACGACGAGGTCTAGTAGAACTATTTTAGCGTACCGCGGTGGCACACGTATAGGCGTCCACATGGGTATTATTTCGCCCCTGTTTATAAGCCTCTGGTAGCATAGGTTGTCACCGGTATTTCTCAGTACTGCTATTTTCCCGTGATCACCTACACGCTGTAATAATTCACTACAAGTAGACGCGGTTTTCACGGTTTCACCTGGCTTTAAACTAGTCACCAATTCCTGGAACCCATTGAGGAAGGTAAACACCCTCTTCACTCTATAATATCTCTCCGAGAGCTCTCCCCACTCTCTAATACATGCTTCAAAATCATATGATGAAGCCAGGTACTTAGCGGTGTAGTAGCCTGGATTCGATCCTCCGTGAAACATATATATATTTATATTATTAAGGCCCATCCCAACAGCGGTTTTCAACAATATCTCCGTCCACTCAGGTGGAATACTCAGCCTATTTGTTGGATAGTATCCATACCTAGACGACTTAAACCAGCCTCCCTCGAGCTCCATGATCATCTTGAATAACCCGGGTTGCGATGACAAGTAGCTCCGTAGCCTATCATCGAATTGCCTCATATCCCAGGGAGAAGGGTATAGGTCTATTGTGTTCGGTATCCTCGTTAAATACGGGTCTTCATTAGTGAACACAAGTACACCGGGTAGCTTCTCCTCCACGATCTCCGCTAGCTTCTCAATATACTTCTCATTACCCCAGAAATACTCGTTCTCAACCTGGA
It encodes the following:
- a CDS encoding beta-galactosidase, whose protein sequence is MTLLCGEIHYFRVPKHLWRDRLLKLKRAGGNCVSTYIPWNWHDPREKVVNFTDGTSQWHVASYYSRDLASFLELAGELGLRVIARPGPYICSEWDSGGHPNWIYTKAMRLRSLDPGYFKHVVEWYNSVLNILKPYVEREIVIGIQVENEYFWGNEKYIEKLAEIVEEKLPGVLVFTNEDPYLTRIPNTIDLYPSPWDMRQFDDRLRSYLSSQPGLFKMIMELEGGWFKSSRYGYYPTNRLSIPPEWTEILLKTAVGMGLNNINIYMFHGGSNPGYYTAKYLASSYDFEACIREWGELSERYYRVKRVFTFLNGFQELVTSLKPGETVKTASTCSELLQRVGDHGKIAVLRNTGDNLCYQRLINRGEIIPMWTPIRVPPRYAKIVLLDLVVEGTPFKLVYTSGEALLMKRLGDTVVMIIYGDHGEYTETAVEVEGGVLDVDIQGDVLIRREGERAYLVVNHTHGEHLAIVKSTRGQNLLLIFTCRCRAEKTWIVDEDLVLISNIYYIGDSRIDEGKVVINAELDEDSCGRLLVVTSREIEAISLEDLDLDLTRLSKYVYATHIPLSMCRSGKNTYHPLEYRLLEDPVFHTLTSINPSSPLEKNGFYENGIYVYRLRLHLDKKQLGDLLDKHLALIGFSDYAVVSINNEYAGSGYHYIEMSADSLREGVNEVTVILESTGHPNDGLLYVPNGIYGGVYLGRVGEIRLYKWRKTGFEIPYGPGFDLAEFIANPEPVIKALQEQRSSTGETYSVDSPGLYITEFKVDDLSRHYVLDPGLEFYYNHYYRILLFVNKVYVGPLIGPIDITRYLKPGVNEVALLVEWGVVNPVIGVYQYKVDGEWFIQEGLHGLIEEWFRRSPRGETAEPPILLGDKAGRVIWVNTVIPYEKEPTSSSPVKLEVDFWGCRILVFVNGEFIGRISDDSPERELYVPETAVRRGLNNITLLAIVTSRSSGIRGLRLKETYVHERKEIVFKLGLT